The Burkholderia pyrrocinia genome includes a region encoding these proteins:
- a CDS encoding DUF3138 family protein produces MKIKHMTALCLLAFEAASAFAHTPQATDASKMKALQAQVTALQQQVNELRASMTASKAPGAATTAASGGATIGSVNTAAAAAPAADAAPALTNDDLQQMREQIANASLKVDSLQEAATTGPLAGLSITGYVDPVYLFNRAQRTSGFQFLNHDPGAYDYFNSTIGDVYLDIKKTFGVGPMAPSAEIVIQPNRGFGNVFSNAHGGVGNNIVTQAQVNVPLSTTRTFEVGMMPSLAGYEVQPSTQMLTLTHGLLYDFSEPGNLIGVGLKGNNAAMTRFWQVIIGNEVLRTAGAIANAANNTTKTNWTPTITARFDNATSTAFDFGLSGMLGRQSLFSPCAVAGGYGYQCNGSSPTGLYKYVEADMTYTHDKTQVNAQIDYGELQKGAWNGGTARWYGMSLLGHTKWTTAWVGRMGATLRFDYLNNTANGGGGTNIQYGLAGGNPSVNGSSGFGIDPSCFQASSTNGTECKGAQRYAITADLLFYPTQQITVKVEYRHDAANHPVFLKSNGTYARSNDLAGMQFIYSF; encoded by the coding sequence ATGAAAATCAAACACATGACGGCGCTGTGCCTGCTCGCGTTCGAAGCGGCCTCGGCATTCGCGCACACGCCGCAGGCAACCGATGCGAGCAAGATGAAGGCGCTGCAGGCGCAGGTCACCGCGCTGCAGCAGCAGGTGAACGAACTGCGCGCAAGCATGACGGCATCGAAGGCGCCCGGCGCGGCAACCACCGCCGCATCGGGCGGCGCGACGATCGGCTCGGTCAACACGGCAGCGGCCGCCGCGCCGGCAGCCGATGCGGCGCCCGCATTGACGAACGACGACCTGCAGCAGATGCGCGAGCAGATCGCGAACGCGTCGTTGAAGGTCGACTCGCTGCAGGAAGCCGCGACGACCGGCCCGCTTGCGGGCCTGAGCATCACCGGCTATGTCGATCCCGTGTACCTGTTCAACCGGGCGCAGCGCACGTCCGGCTTCCAGTTCCTGAACCACGATCCGGGCGCGTACGACTACTTCAACAGCACGATCGGCGACGTCTATCTCGACATCAAGAAGACCTTCGGCGTCGGCCCGATGGCGCCGTCGGCGGAGATCGTGATCCAGCCGAACCGCGGTTTCGGCAACGTGTTCAGCAACGCGCACGGTGGCGTGGGCAACAACATCGTCACGCAGGCGCAGGTCAACGTGCCGCTCAGCACGACGCGGACCTTCGAGGTCGGGATGATGCCGAGCCTCGCCGGTTACGAGGTGCAGCCGTCGACCCAGATGCTGACGCTCACGCACGGGCTGCTGTACGACTTCAGCGAGCCGGGCAACCTGATCGGCGTCGGGCTGAAGGGCAACAATGCGGCGATGACGCGCTTCTGGCAGGTGATCATCGGCAACGAGGTGCTGCGCACGGCGGGCGCGATCGCGAACGCGGCGAACAACACGACCAAGACCAACTGGACGCCAACGATCACCGCGCGCTTCGACAACGCGACGTCGACGGCCTTCGACTTCGGCCTCTCCGGGATGCTCGGCCGGCAGTCGCTGTTCTCGCCGTGCGCGGTCGCGGGCGGCTACGGCTACCAGTGCAACGGATCGTCGCCGACCGGCCTCTACAAGTACGTGGAAGCCGACATGACCTATACGCACGACAAGACGCAGGTCAACGCGCAGATCGACTACGGCGAGTTGCAGAAGGGCGCATGGAACGGCGGCACCGCGCGCTGGTACGGGATGTCGCTGCTCGGCCATACGAAGTGGACGACGGCGTGGGTCGGCCGGATGGGCGCGACGCTGCGCTTCGACTACCTGAACAACACGGCGAATGGCGGTGGCGGCACGAACATCCAGTACGGGCTCGCGGGCGGCAACCCGTCGGTGAACGGGTCGAGCGGCTTCGGCATCGATCCGTCGTGCTTCCAGGCCTCGTCGACAAACGGCACCGAGTGCAAGGGCGCGCAGCGTTATGCGATCACGGCCGACCTGTTGTTCTATCCGACGCAGCAGATTACCGTGAAGGTCGAATACCGCCACGACGCGGCGAACCATCCGGTGTTCCTGAAGAGCAACGGCACCTACGCGCGCAGCAACGACCTGGCCGGGATGCAGTTCATCTATTCGTTCTGA
- a CDS encoding amidohydrolase: MQIQPTQAAATPADFVLTNAKVYTVDPHRPWAQAVAVRDGRIVQVGDTAAVQAYVGAKTKVVDAAGRLVLPGFVESHWHFETTAFAFQAFVNHEDPQKVLAALRAYVESHPDEPAITGMGWVQATIPPALLRKETLDAICADRPVCLLSTDFHSMWVNSKALEIAGIDASTPPVQEGASWFEKDAVTGEPTGLIVDGAAYSLLMQRISAAGLLPTGIDLYLKSIPPWQKKLCAAGVTTVFDAGFFDPSGDQSLLYETLQTMERAGDLKLRVVGSVAVIGEIDDPVGTLVQYREQYDSPLVKARALKLFLDGTEANHTAYLLEPYADRPDTCGAPTMPADTFNRYLVEADRANANVMVHCVGDAAVRMALDGFDEVNRSNPPRDRRHVITHAFLTHPDDIPRFRRAGVMANTQLQWGVVDAYTEQLRDHYGHERWSNMYKFRTFLDEGVTVSIGMDGLACQCRCQHKPLEHIESGHTRQLAGEPDAPVFPDIAERLSIPQLIAAYTIHGAYQLGMEHEVGSLTPGKRADLVVLDNDLFEVGQHDIGRIDVALTMMDGRVTHVGEDFGMRTGMTAA, from the coding sequence ATGCAGATTCAACCGACGCAGGCCGCCGCGACGCCGGCGGATTTCGTTCTGACCAATGCGAAGGTCTACACCGTCGATCCGCATCGGCCGTGGGCGCAGGCCGTCGCCGTGCGCGACGGCCGGATCGTCCAGGTTGGCGACACGGCGGCCGTGCAGGCGTACGTCGGCGCGAAGACGAAGGTCGTCGACGCGGCCGGCCGGCTCGTGCTGCCGGGCTTCGTCGAATCGCACTGGCACTTCGAGACGACCGCGTTCGCGTTCCAGGCGTTCGTGAACCATGAGGATCCGCAGAAGGTGCTCGCCGCGCTGCGCGCGTACGTCGAGTCGCATCCGGACGAGCCGGCGATCACCGGGATGGGCTGGGTGCAGGCGACGATTCCGCCGGCGCTGCTGCGCAAGGAGACGCTCGACGCGATCTGCGCGGATCGCCCCGTGTGCCTGCTGTCGACCGATTTCCATTCGATGTGGGTGAACTCGAAGGCGCTGGAGATCGCCGGTATCGATGCGTCGACGCCGCCCGTGCAGGAAGGCGCGAGCTGGTTCGAGAAGGACGCGGTGACGGGCGAGCCGACCGGCCTGATCGTCGACGGCGCCGCGTATTCGTTGCTGATGCAACGGATCAGCGCGGCCGGCCTGCTGCCGACCGGCATCGACCTGTACCTGAAATCGATTCCGCCGTGGCAGAAGAAGCTGTGCGCGGCCGGCGTGACGACCGTATTCGACGCGGGCTTCTTCGACCCGAGCGGCGACCAGTCGCTGCTGTACGAGACGCTGCAGACGATGGAGCGCGCGGGCGACCTGAAGCTGCGCGTGGTCGGCAGCGTCGCGGTGATCGGCGAGATCGACGATCCGGTCGGCACGCTCGTCCAATATCGCGAGCAATACGATTCGCCGCTCGTGAAGGCGCGCGCGCTGAAGCTGTTCCTCGACGGCACCGAGGCAAACCACACCGCGTACCTGCTCGAACCGTACGCGGACCGCCCCGACACCTGCGGCGCGCCGACGATGCCGGCCGACACGTTCAACCGCTATCTGGTCGAAGCCGATCGCGCGAACGCGAACGTGATGGTCCACTGCGTCGGCGATGCGGCCGTGCGGATGGCGCTCGACGGCTTCGACGAGGTCAACCGCTCGAACCCGCCGCGCGACCGCCGCCACGTGATTACGCACGCGTTCCTCACGCATCCGGACGACATCCCGCGCTTTCGCCGCGCGGGCGTGATGGCGAACACGCAGCTGCAATGGGGCGTGGTCGACGCGTACACCGAGCAGCTGCGCGACCACTATGGCCACGAGCGCTGGAGCAACATGTACAAGTTCCGCACGTTCCTCGACGAAGGCGTGACGGTGTCGATCGGTATGGACGGCCTCGCGTGCCAGTGCCGCTGCCAGCACAAGCCGCTCGAACACATCGAGTCGGGCCATACGCGCCAGCTCGCGGGCGAGCCCGATGCGCCGGTGTTCCCGGACATCGCCGAGCGCCTGAGCATTCCGCAGCTGATCGCCGCGTACACGATCCACGGCGCGTACCAGCTCGGGATGGAGCACGAGGTCGGCTCGCTGACGCCCGGCAAGCGCGCGGATCTGGTGGTGCTCGACAACGACCTGTTCGAGGTCGGCCAGCACGATATCGGCCGTATCGACGTCGCGCTGACGATGATGGACGGCCGCGTCACGCACGTGGGCGAGGATTTCGGTATGCGTACCGGCATGACGGCCGCCTGA
- a CDS encoding winged helix-turn-helix transcriptional regulator yields the protein MKTSATGCSVEEAMRLLGGRWRLLLVSYLLDGPRRFSDLRRDMPGISQRMLTLDLRALEDAGLVRRTVYPEVPVRVEYDLTADGDRLRPVVDVMREFGLWLKARDAGASCDTGVTPAAAASIETATHSPR from the coding sequence ATGAAAACGAGTGCGACAGGATGTTCCGTTGAAGAAGCGATGCGCCTGCTCGGCGGCCGCTGGCGGCTGCTGCTGGTGTCGTATCTGCTCGACGGGCCGCGGCGTTTCAGCGACCTGCGCCGCGACATGCCGGGCATCTCGCAGCGCATGCTGACGCTCGACCTGCGCGCACTGGAAGACGCGGGGCTCGTGCGGCGGACCGTCTATCCGGAGGTGCCGGTACGGGTCGAGTACGATCTGACCGCGGATGGCGACCGGCTGCGGCCGGTTGTCGACGTCATGCGCGAATTCGGGCTGTGGCTGAAGGCGCGAGATGCCGGTGCATCGTGCGATACCGGTGTGACGCCCGCAGCCGCAGCCTCGATCGAAACGGCAACCCACTCACCCCGATAA
- a CDS encoding polyamine ABC transporter substrate-binding protein yields MAGDWKHHLKTACAALALGGCAWAGAPVAHAADVVNVYNWGNSIGKATIANFEKATGIKVVYQEFDSNETLQAKLLSGTSGYDVVVPSDIFWARQLQAGIYRKIDKSQVSNYGLLDPEIMKVLSKDDPGNQFGIPWTWGTDGLGMNVEKVKAALGNDAPLDSWALLFDPKYAKKLKSCGVSVLDSPVDAFGMAFVYLKKDPNTTNPADYQAAYELLKTVRPYITQFNSSSYINDLAGGDICLALGWSGDVNSARIAAASAKKSYHIKYVIPTEGSALWFDMMAIPKDSPHPDAALKFVNFVLSEKESANLTNDTSYPSAVPSSKHLVRAEVTSDPAVFPPADVIRKLSLSKPVPPELMRLQNRLWTKLKTE; encoded by the coding sequence ATGGCAGGGGACTGGAAACATCATCTGAAGACGGCATGCGCGGCGCTCGCGCTGGGCGGGTGCGCGTGGGCCGGCGCGCCCGTCGCGCACGCGGCGGATGTCGTCAACGTGTACAACTGGGGCAACTCGATCGGCAAGGCGACGATCGCGAACTTCGAGAAGGCGACCGGCATCAAGGTCGTCTACCAGGAGTTCGATTCGAACGAGACGCTGCAGGCGAAGCTGCTGTCGGGCACGTCGGGCTACGACGTGGTCGTGCCGTCCGACATCTTCTGGGCGCGGCAGCTGCAGGCCGGCATCTACCGCAAGATCGACAAGAGCCAGGTGTCGAACTACGGGTTGCTCGATCCGGAAATCATGAAGGTGCTGTCGAAGGACGATCCGGGCAACCAGTTCGGCATTCCGTGGACGTGGGGCACCGACGGGCTCGGGATGAACGTCGAGAAGGTGAAGGCCGCGCTCGGCAACGACGCGCCGCTCGACAGCTGGGCGCTGCTGTTCGACCCGAAGTATGCGAAGAAGCTGAAGAGCTGTGGCGTGTCGGTGCTCGATTCGCCGGTCGATGCGTTCGGGATGGCGTTCGTCTACCTGAAGAAGGATCCGAACACGACGAACCCGGCCGACTACCAGGCCGCGTACGAACTGCTGAAGACAGTGCGGCCGTACATCACGCAGTTCAATTCGAGCAGCTACATCAACGATCTCGCGGGCGGCGACATCTGCCTCGCGCTCGGCTGGTCGGGCGACGTGAACTCCGCGCGGATCGCGGCCGCTTCCGCGAAGAAGTCGTATCACATCAAGTACGTGATCCCGACCGAGGGCAGCGCGCTGTGGTTCGACATGATGGCGATCCCGAAGGATTCGCCGCATCCGGATGCCGCGCTGAAGTTCGTCAACTTCGTGCTGTCGGAGAAAGAGAGCGCGAACCTGACCAACGACACGTCGTATCCGTCTGCCGTGCCGTCGTCGAAGCACCTCGTGCGTGCCGAAGTGACGAGCGATCCGGCCGTGTTTCCGCCCGCCGACGTGATCCGCAAGCTGAGCCTCAGCAAGCCGGTTCCGCCTGAGCTGATGCGTCTGCAGAACCGTCTCTGGACGAAGCTGAAGACCGAGTAA
- a CDS encoding MFS transporter, translating to MAQSASRTRANPPEQLPAHAGTSPGSVARAAATTPPSRKRLLILALLFITVVINYLDRSNLSIAAPELFRELNIDPVRAGLVFSAFGWTYALMQIPGGWLVDKVSPRVLYAGALALWSAATLLLGFAGSFVGLIVLRLAVGALEAPAYPINNRVVTTWFPTRERASAIGGYTSGQFVGLAFLTPVLAWLQVHLGWHMVFVATGLAGIAWAAIWYAVYREPRAFRGVNAAEIALIRDGGGLVDLEDRVAARSERTPSTWRDLGVVLGQRKLWGIYLGQFALNSTLWFFLTWFPTYLVKYRGMDFIKSGFLASLPFLAAFVGVLCSGVLSDWLMRRGASQGFARKLPIISGLLISTCIIGANYVTSTGWVIAFMTIAFFGNGFASITWSLVSGLAPARLIGLTGGVFNLIGNLSAIATPIVIGLLVNGADFSRAITYIAAMALVGSLSYGLLVGKVERIDA from the coding sequence GTGGCCCAATCCGCGTCACGCACCCGCGCCAACCCGCCGGAGCAGTTGCCCGCACACGCCGGCACCTCACCCGGTTCCGTCGCCCGCGCGGCCGCGACCACGCCACCGAGCCGCAAGCGGCTGCTGATCCTCGCGCTGCTGTTCATCACGGTCGTGATCAACTATCTCGACCGCAGCAACCTGTCGATCGCCGCGCCCGAACTGTTTCGTGAACTGAACATCGATCCCGTCCGCGCGGGCCTCGTGTTCTCCGCGTTCGGCTGGACCTATGCGCTGATGCAGATTCCGGGCGGCTGGCTCGTCGACAAGGTGTCGCCGCGCGTGCTGTATGCGGGCGCGCTGGCGCTGTGGTCGGCTGCGACGCTGCTGCTCGGCTTCGCGGGCTCGTTCGTCGGGCTGATCGTGCTGCGCCTCGCGGTCGGCGCGCTCGAGGCGCCGGCCTATCCGATCAACAACCGCGTGGTCACGACGTGGTTCCCGACCCGCGAGCGCGCGAGCGCGATCGGCGGCTACACGTCGGGCCAGTTCGTCGGCCTCGCGTTCCTCACGCCGGTGCTCGCGTGGCTGCAGGTGCATCTCGGCTGGCACATGGTGTTCGTCGCGACCGGCCTCGCCGGCATCGCGTGGGCCGCGATCTGGTATGCGGTGTATCGCGAGCCGCGCGCGTTTCGCGGCGTCAACGCGGCCGAGATCGCGCTGATCCGCGACGGCGGCGGGCTCGTCGATCTCGAAGACCGCGTCGCGGCGCGCAGCGAGCGCACCCCGTCGACGTGGCGCGACCTCGGCGTCGTGCTCGGCCAGCGCAAGCTGTGGGGCATCTATCTCGGCCAGTTCGCACTGAACTCGACGCTGTGGTTCTTCCTCACGTGGTTCCCGACCTATCTCGTCAAGTATCGCGGGATGGACTTCATAAAGTCTGGCTTTCTCGCGTCGCTGCCGTTCCTCGCCGCGTTCGTCGGCGTGCTGTGCTCGGGCGTGCTGTCGGACTGGCTGATGCGCCGCGGCGCGTCGCAGGGCTTCGCGCGCAAGCTGCCGATCATCTCGGGGCTGCTGATCTCGACCTGCATCATCGGTGCGAACTACGTCACGTCGACGGGCTGGGTGATCGCGTTCATGACGATCGCGTTCTTCGGCAACGGCTTCGCATCGATCACGTGGTCGCTCGTGTCGGGGCTCGCGCCCGCGCGGCTGATCGGCCTCACGGGCGGCGTGTTCAACCTGATCGGCAACCTGTCCGCGATCGCGACGCCGATCGTGATCGGGCTGCTCGTAAACGGCGCGGACTTCTCGCGCGCGATCACCTACATCGCCGCGATGGCGCTCGTGGGTAGCCTGTCGTACGGGCTGCTCGTCGGCAAAGTCGAGCGCATCGACGCATAA
- a CDS encoding C45 family autoproteolytic acyltransferase/hydolase, which yields MKLHTFATDITDPRERGRLIGERFAPEIRETVALYLAFFPKLGIDPQRAREIGEASLAALGAWCPRLAAEVEAIADGVDLPRWQLACLNARTEILATAPASAEGECSTTVYAPAGPNAPRTLQTWDWHDSLAPQGLLMQFDTPHGRTVKLFSEFGMLAKLGVNSAGLGLHFNILHHASDNDSAGVPVHAIARRVLEDATTVQEAIELARTARVSASTVLTVFTRHDANPRAASIELSPSGVGVVVPRPDGWLLHTNHFLDRALSGGECMPDSSTTRERFAHLNDVVTGMTSADVRERAAAMCGAAGDQAVVCFHPDLSMPDTERWETLLTVGIDTDACALDYVAGNPHDLARDGFLRF from the coding sequence TTGAAGCTGCACACCTTCGCGACCGACATCACCGATCCGCGCGAGCGAGGCCGCCTGATCGGCGAGCGCTTCGCGCCCGAGATCCGCGAGACGGTCGCGCTTTATCTCGCGTTCTTTCCGAAGCTCGGCATCGATCCGCAGCGCGCGCGGGAGATCGGCGAAGCGAGTCTTGCCGCGCTCGGCGCATGGTGCCCGCGCCTCGCCGCCGAGGTGGAAGCGATTGCCGACGGCGTCGACTTGCCGCGCTGGCAGCTCGCGTGCCTGAACGCGCGCACCGAGATTCTCGCCACCGCGCCCGCGTCGGCCGAAGGCGAGTGCTCGACGACCGTCTACGCGCCGGCCGGCCCGAACGCGCCGCGCACGCTGCAGACGTGGGACTGGCACGACAGCCTCGCGCCGCAGGGGCTGCTGATGCAGTTCGATACGCCGCACGGCCGCACCGTCAAGCTGTTCTCCGAATTCGGGATGCTGGCGAAGCTCGGCGTCAACAGCGCGGGGCTCGGGCTGCACTTCAACATCCTGCATCACGCGAGCGACAACGACAGTGCCGGCGTGCCCGTTCACGCGATCGCGCGGCGCGTGCTCGAAGATGCGACGACGGTGCAGGAGGCGATCGAACTCGCGCGCACCGCGCGCGTGAGCGCATCGACGGTGCTGACCGTGTTCACGCGGCATGACGCGAACCCGCGCGCGGCGAGCATCGAGCTGAGCCCGTCGGGCGTGGGGGTGGTCGTGCCGCGCCCGGACGGCTGGCTGCTGCATACGAATCACTTCCTCGACCGCGCGTTGAGCGGCGGCGAGTGCATGCCCGACAGCTCGACCACGCGCGAGCGTTTTGCGCACCTGAACGATGTCGTGACCGGCATGACGAGCGCCGACGTGCGCGAGCGCGCGGCCGCGATGTGCGGCGCGGCCGGCGATCAGGCCGTGGTGTGCTTTCATCCGGACCTGTCGATGCCCGACACCGAGCGCTGGGAAACGCTGCTGACCGTCGGCATCGATACCGATGCGTGCGCGCTCGACTACGTGGCCGGCAATCCGCACGACCTCGCGCGCGACGGGTTCCTGCGGTTCTGA
- a CDS encoding XAC2610-related protein — protein MTRSLQFRTPPRLAALLLVACASMATAAHAARPLLTFKVDDTVTARVERADSAHITVRFLPSGKTQTLDVTAADEEGHYHLASDDYNFDGHRDLAVHALLGMVNDSYGIYLYNAARQQFEPLHMPAANLPHGNCDDLINVSAKPKERTLYSSCRGGPIWYTDAYRFDTSGGMYLYQSSEAVPDNLRDLLDGDSGPSSMLLTYDEHGKRVSRRPDTYGGGKVTFKVRTARLPLHDAMTDTPTRRYVVAGDTLELIDASADFQWLKVQYRSPHAGAVQGWVSAKEATAN, from the coding sequence ATGACGCGTTCCCTGCAATTCCGCACGCCTCCTCGTCTCGCCGCGCTGCTGCTCGTTGCTTGCGCATCGATGGCGACCGCCGCGCACGCGGCCAGGCCGCTGCTCACGTTCAAGGTCGACGACACCGTCACGGCCCGCGTCGAGCGCGCCGACAGTGCGCACATCACGGTCCGCTTCCTGCCGAGCGGGAAAACCCAGACGCTCGACGTCACGGCCGCCGATGAGGAAGGCCACTATCACCTCGCGTCGGACGACTACAACTTCGACGGCCACCGCGATCTCGCCGTGCACGCGTTGCTCGGCATGGTCAACGACAGCTACGGCATCTACCTGTACAACGCCGCGCGCCAGCAGTTCGAGCCGCTGCACATGCCAGCGGCCAACCTGCCGCACGGCAACTGCGACGACCTGATCAACGTGTCAGCCAAGCCGAAAGAACGCACGCTTTACAGCTCGTGCCGGGGCGGCCCGATCTGGTACACCGATGCGTACCGCTTCGACACAAGCGGCGGGATGTATCTCTATCAGTCCAGCGAAGCGGTGCCGGATAACCTGCGCGACCTGCTCGATGGCGATTCGGGCCCGTCGTCGATGCTGCTGACCTACGACGAGCACGGCAAACGCGTGTCGCGCCGCCCCGACACGTACGGCGGCGGCAAGGTCACGTTCAAGGTGCGCACGGCGCGCCTGCCGCTGCACGACGCGATGACCGATACGCCCACGCGTCGCTATGTCGTCGCCGGCGACACGCTGGAACTGATCGACGCGAGCGCCGATTTCCAGTGGCTGAAAGTGCAGTATCGCAGTCCGCACGCCGGCGCCGTGCAGGGCTGGGTCAGCGCGAAGGAAGCGACGGCCAACTGA